From the genome of Methylomonas sp. UP202, one region includes:
- a CDS encoding DEAD/DEAH box helicase, producing the protein MSETPAATPSFKDLALSDPILKALEGIGYETPSPIQAQIIPFVMSGRDVLGQAQTGTGKTAAFALPILTRIDLKQKDPQALVLAPTRELAIQVAEAFQSYAAHIKGFHVLPIYGGQDYTSQLRQLNRGAHVIVGTPGRVMDHMRRGTLKLDQLTTLVLDEADEMLRMGFIDDVEWILEQTPPTRQTALFSATMPAEIRKIAQRYLNQPEQITIKVKTTTAENIRQRYCFVNGQHKMDALTRILEAENFDGMIIFVRTKTATVEVAEKLEARGFSAAAINGDMSQALRERAIDHLKSGKLDILIATDVAARGLDVDRITHVVNYDIPYDTESYVHRIGRTGRAGRTGDAILFVSPREKRLLANIEQATRQKVAEMQLPSTEFINNARVIRFKQRITDTLASAELSFFHQLISQYQVEHDVPAGDIAAALAQLLQGDTPLLLKDSGKKPARPADDKPRERGERGPQRERGRGASQVEMELFRIEIGRNDGVKPGNIVGAIANETGIDGEHIARIKIEETYSTVELPAGMPKDLFQALKKVRVVGKPLNISHFDPAAIKKAKSKKRVGSPSKRAKPQE; encoded by the coding sequence ATGTCCGAAACCCCCGCCGCCACGCCTTCCTTCAAAGATCTAGCGCTATCCGACCCCATTCTTAAAGCTCTAGAGGGCATCGGTTACGAAACCCCCTCGCCGATTCAGGCCCAAATTATCCCCTTCGTGATGTCCGGCCGCGACGTGTTGGGCCAGGCCCAAACCGGTACCGGCAAGACCGCCGCCTTCGCTTTACCGATTCTTACCCGAATCGATCTGAAACAAAAAGACCCGCAAGCCTTGGTGCTAGCGCCGACCCGAGAACTGGCCATCCAGGTCGCCGAAGCCTTTCAAAGCTACGCGGCGCATATCAAGGGCTTTCACGTATTGCCGATTTACGGCGGTCAGGACTACACCAGCCAATTGCGGCAACTGAATCGCGGCGCGCATGTCATCGTCGGCACGCCGGGCCGGGTCATGGATCATATGCGGCGCGGGACTTTGAAACTGGATCAATTAACGACGCTGGTGCTCGACGAAGCGGACGAAATGCTGCGCATGGGCTTCATCGACGACGTCGAATGGATTCTGGAGCAAACCCCGCCGACCCGACAAACCGCGCTGTTCTCCGCGACGATGCCAGCCGAAATCCGCAAAATTGCCCAGCGCTATCTGAATCAGCCCGAACAAATTACGATCAAGGTCAAAACCACGACCGCCGAGAACATCCGCCAGCGCTATTGCTTCGTCAACGGCCAACACAAAATGGATGCCTTGACCCGGATTCTGGAAGCCGAGAATTTCGACGGTATGATCATCTTCGTCCGCACCAAGACCGCCACCGTCGAGGTTGCCGAAAAACTGGAAGCCCGCGGTTTTTCCGCCGCCGCGATCAATGGCGATATGTCACAGGCCTTGCGTGAACGGGCTATCGATCATTTGAAAAGCGGCAAGCTGGACATATTGATTGCCACGGACGTGGCCGCGCGCGGTTTGGACGTGGACCGGATCACTCACGTCGTCAACTACGACATTCCCTACGATACCGAATCCTATGTGCATCGGATCGGCCGTACCGGCCGCGCCGGCCGCACCGGCGACGCGATACTGTTCGTTTCGCCGCGCGAAAAACGCTTGCTGGCCAATATCGAACAAGCCACCCGCCAGAAAGTCGCGGAAATGCAATTGCCCTCCACCGAGTTTATCAATAATGCCCGCGTCATCCGCTTTAAACAGCGGATTACCGACACGCTGGCGTCGGCGGAGCTGAGCTTTTTCCACCAACTAATCAGTCAGTACCAAGTCGAACACGACGTGCCGGCCGGCGACATTGCCGCCGCGCTGGCGCAATTGCTGCAGGGCGACACCCCGCTGCTACTCAAGGACTCGGGGAAAAAACCGGCCCGGCCGGCCGACGACAAACCGCGCGAACGAGGCGAGCGCGGCCCGCAGCGCGAACGCGGCCGAGGCGCCAGTCAAGTCGAAATGGAATTGTTCCGAATTGAAATCGGCCGTAACGACGGCGTCAAACCGGGCAATATTGTCGGTGCGATCGCGAACGAAACCGGCATCGACGGCGAACATATCGCCCGGATTAAAATCGAGGAAACGTATAGCACCGTCGAATTGCCGGCCGGCATGCCCAAGGACTTGTTTCAAGCGCTGAAAAAGGTCCGGGTCGTCGGCAAGCCACTGAATATCTCCCACTTCGACCCGGCAGCCATCAAAAAGGCTAAAAGCAAAAAGCGGGTCGGTTCGCCGTCGAAACGCGCCAAACCGCAGGAATGA
- a CDS encoding COX15/CtaA family protein — protein sequence MIDPLAAARFRRLGTLTIFAVYFVILVGGIVRASGAGMGCPDWPTCFGQWVPPTDEAQLPANYHEIYAQRGYENTTFNPVKTWTEYTNRLIGASTGLLILLTAWASRIYLKGDKGIFYLAVTVFLLVGFQGWLGSAVVASNLKPLMITLHMLLALGIVALLIYAIARSQQPLLAQLDGGWQTPRFALLLKIAIGMILIQVAMGTQVRESVDFIAHQHSYIDRQFWRDSFPIIFYVHRSFSSVILFTNLWLAWQIVAHTSPGSLLRRMAYALCVLIVTAILAGVSLDRLGFPAAAQPLHLLMANLIFGAQFFIWICLKYASGRPA from the coding sequence ATGATAGACCCGCTTGCCGCCGCCCGCTTTCGCCGCTTGGGCACATTAACCATTTTTGCCGTCTACTTCGTGATTCTGGTCGGCGGCATCGTTCGCGCCTCGGGTGCCGGCATGGGCTGCCCGGACTGGCCGACTTGCTTCGGCCAATGGGTACCGCCGACCGACGAAGCGCAGTTACCCGCCAATTATCACGAAATCTATGCTCAACGCGGCTACGAGAACACCACTTTCAACCCGGTAAAAACCTGGACCGAATACACCAATCGCTTGATCGGCGCCAGCACCGGCCTACTGATATTGCTGACCGCCTGGGCTTCGCGCATTTACCTGAAAGGCGACAAGGGGATCTTCTATCTGGCTGTGACGGTGTTTCTGCTGGTGGGCTTCCAGGGTTGGTTGGGATCGGCCGTCGTCGCCAGCAATTTAAAGCCGTTGATGATCACCCTGCACATGTTGTTAGCGCTGGGCATTGTCGCATTGTTGATCTACGCCATCGCCCGCTCGCAACAACCGCTGTTGGCGCAATTGGACGGCGGGTGGCAAACCCCGCGATTCGCGCTCTTGCTGAAAATCGCGATCGGCATGATCTTAATACAGGTTGCGATGGGTACTCAAGTCAGGGAATCGGTGGATTTCATCGCGCACCAGCACAGCTATATCGATCGCCAATTCTGGCGGGATAGCTTTCCCATCATTTTTTACGTACACCGCTCGTTCTCGTCGGTCATCCTGTTCACCAATCTGTGGTTGGCCTGGCAAATCGTCGCGCACACCTCGCCCGGCAGTCTGTTGCGGCGCATGGCCTATGCCCTGTGCGTTCTGATCGTAACCGCGATTCTGGCCGGCGTGAGCCTAGATCGCCTGGGTTTTCCGGCGGCCGCCCAACCGCTACATTTGCTGATGGCGAATCTGATTTTCGGCGCTCAATTTTTCATTTGGATTTGTCTGAAATACGCCTCTGGGCGCCCGGCCTAA
- the nirD gene encoding nitrite reductase small subunit NirD yields the protein MSRWTEVCRVEDLQADSGICARLADQQVALFFLPRLNAVFAIGNRDPFSQANVLSRGMVGDIGGEPMVASPMYKQHFSLRSGICFEDAAVRVPVFQARIEQGRVEVNSSAD from the coding sequence ATGAGCCGTTGGACAGAAGTATGCCGAGTCGAGGATTTGCAAGCGGACTCCGGCATTTGCGCCCGCTTGGCCGACCAGCAAGTCGCGTTGTTTTTTCTGCCCCGTTTGAACGCGGTGTTCGCGATCGGCAACCGCGATCCCTTCAGCCAAGCCAACGTATTGTCGCGCGGGATGGTGGGCGACATCGGCGGTGAGCCGATGGTGGCCTCGCCGATGTACAAGCAGCATTTCAGTCTGCGGAGCGGGATTTGTTTCGAGGACGCCGCGGTGCGGGTACCGGTATTTCAGGCCCGTATCGAACAAGGCCGGGTTGAAGTCAACAGTTCGGCGGACTGA
- a CDS encoding HDOD domain-containing protein, protein MQFKSVNDFLAHVQAELDANRLVLPTLPDVAIKVRDAVSKGDVTAQSLAEIIATDAAISARLIQVANSPLYRGAMEIKNIQMAVTRLGNNTIRTLVTSLIMQQMFAPKSALLESYFRTIWEQGVNVSAICRALAGFAPHLNADEAMLAGLIHQIGKLPILSLVENIPEFRDSPSRLDKLLEKAHPHVGKIIMDTWHFPEELKPVPSEYVDFQRDAGPKADYVDLVQVAFLQSVAGTDHPACRVDWHSVPAFAKLGLAGDAEILEIEGVSEEIELAQSLFF, encoded by the coding sequence ATGCAATTCAAATCCGTCAACGACTTTTTAGCCCATGTCCAAGCGGAACTGGACGCCAATCGTTTGGTGCTGCCAACCCTGCCGGACGTGGCGATCAAGGTTCGCGACGCCGTCAGCAAGGGCGACGTGACCGCGCAAAGTCTGGCCGAGATCATTGCCACCGACGCGGCGATTTCCGCGCGTTTGATACAAGTCGCCAACAGCCCGCTCTATCGCGGGGCGATGGAAATCAAAAATATCCAGATGGCGGTGACTCGCCTGGGTAACAACACCATCCGAACTTTAGTCACCAGCCTGATCATGCAGCAAATGTTCGCCCCCAAATCGGCATTGCTGGAAAGTTACTTCCGAACGATCTGGGAGCAAGGCGTCAACGTGTCGGCGATCTGCCGGGCCCTGGCCGGTTTTGCTCCGCATCTGAACGCCGACGAAGCCATGCTGGCCGGCTTGATACACCAAATCGGCAAATTGCCGATACTCAGCCTGGTCGAGAATATCCCCGAATTTCGCGACAGTCCGTCCCGCCTCGACAAGTTATTGGAAAAAGCCCACCCGCACGTCGGCAAAATCATCATGGACACCTGGCATTTTCCCGAGGAACTCAAGCCGGTGCCGTCGGAATACGTTGATTTTCAACGCGACGCGGGTCCGAAAGCCGATTACGTCGATTTAGTGCAGGTCGCGTTTCTGCAAAGCGTGGCCGGCACCGACCACCCGGCCTGCCGGGTCGATTGGCATTCCGTGCCGGCCTTCGCCAAGCTCGGACTGGCCGGCGATGCCGAAATTCTGGAAATCGAAGGCGTGTCCGAAGAAATCGAATTAGCTCAATCCCTATTTTTTTAA